The Neisseria yangbaofengii genome contains a region encoding:
- a CDS encoding CAP domain-containing protein, whose product MAHSVILEQPARNHALYLTENPEDGHDEHNRTSRYFTGNKPSERAKRVGYIYDGVHENVSTSSRFQDTDRTAEFAVHQQLDGLMTAIYHRFFLLEQSINGAGVGL is encoded by the coding sequence TTGGCGCATTCGGTAATTTTGGAGCAACCTGCCCGCAATCATGCGCTGTATTTGACCGAGAATCCCGAAGACGGCCATGATGAGCACAACCGCACCAGCCGTTATTTTACCGGCAATAAGCCGTCTGAACGGGCAAAGCGCGTGGGTTATATCTATGACGGCGTACATGAAAATGTCAGCACCAGCAGCCGTTTTCAAGATACGGACAGGACGGCTGAATTTGCCGTACATCAGCAGCTTGACGGCTTGATGACGGCGATTTATCACCGTTTTTTTTTGTTGGAACAAAGTATTAATGGAGCCGGAGTGGGCTTATGA
- a CDS encoding phospholipase D family protein: MKTTYLTLMLSAFLAGCAALPPLDRRTESQYIEVDSAPRLEAILKPSQQGEIDDDPETSGIYLLNDAHEAFVARAALIESADVSLDLQYYIWHNDISGRLLFNLLHRAAERGVRVRLLLDDNNTNGLDNVLLALDSHPNIEIRLFNPFVSRKWRALGYLTDFPRLNRRMHNKSLTADNRATILGGRNIGDEYFQVGKDTVFADLDILATGPVVTDVSKDFDRYWASNSSYNATSVIKKGSIEKGYEELEYDRSDRNEVLTRYRKEVEDSGLFKSMQENNIEWFNVHTRLISDDPAKGLNRDRSKQPISQRLFEALQKPQESMYLVSPYFVPTKSGTEALSQMAKEGIDVNVLTNSLQATDVAAVHSGYVKYRKPLLKAGVHLYELQPNHAVPKTKDRGLTGSSATSLHAKTFIVDAKRVFIGSFNLDPRSARLNTEMGVVIESPEVAGMMQRSLVETTPKYAYKVTMNKFHKLHWYNPEDGKTYGKEPEAGFWKRVTARILSFLPIESLL, from the coding sequence ATGAAGACAACATATTTAACACTTATGTTATCAGCGTTTCTTGCCGGCTGCGCCGCTTTGCCACCTTTAGACCGGCGGACGGAAAGCCAGTATATTGAAGTGGATTCCGCACCGCGCTTGGAAGCGATTTTAAAACCATCGCAACAAGGCGAGATTGACGATGATCCGGAGACTTCGGGCATCTATTTGTTAAATGATGCGCATGAAGCCTTTGTTGCGCGTGCAGCTTTGATTGAATCGGCCGATGTTAGCTTGGATTTGCAATATTATATTTGGCACAATGATATTTCGGGCCGTTTACTGTTTAATTTGTTGCATCGTGCCGCAGAGCGCGGCGTACGCGTGCGCCTGCTTTTGGATGATAATAACACTAACGGTTTGGACAATGTTCTGCTCGCGCTCGACAGCCACCCGAATATCGAAATCCGCCTGTTTAATCCGTTTGTGTCACGCAAATGGCGGGCGTTAGGCTATCTCACTGATTTCCCGCGCCTTAACCGCCGCATGCACAATAAATCATTGACTGCCGACAACCGAGCCACCATTCTCGGCGGGCGCAACATCGGCGATGAATATTTCCAAGTCGGCAAAGACACTGTGTTTGCTGATTTGGATATCTTGGCCACAGGGCCGGTGGTGACCGATGTATCCAAAGATTTCGACCGCTATTGGGCGAGCAATTCCTCCTACAACGCCACCAGCGTGATTAAGAAAGGCAGTATCGAAAAAGGCTACGAAGAGCTGGAATACGATCGTTCAGACCGCAACGAAGTTTTGACCAGATACCGTAAAGAAGTTGAAGACTCAGGTTTGTTTAAATCCATGCAGGAAAACAACATCGAATGGTTTAACGTACATACCCGCCTGATTAGCGACGATCCCGCCAAAGGCTTGAACCGCGACCGCTCCAAGCAGCCGATTAGCCAGCGCTTATTTGAAGCGCTGCAAAAGCCGCAAGAGAGCATGTATCTGGTGTCACCGTATTTTGTGCCGACCAAAAGCGGCACCGAAGCTTTGTCGCAAATGGCCAAAGAAGGCATTGACGTGAACGTGTTGACCAATTCGTTGCAGGCGACCGATGTGGCGGCGGTGCATTCGGGCTATGTGAAATACCGCAAGCCCTTGCTCAAAGCCGGTGTGCACCTTTACGAATTGCAGCCCAACCACGCCGTGCCGAAAACCAAAGACCGCGGCTTGACCGGCAGTTCGGCCACCAGTTTGCATGCCAAAACCTTTATCGTTGATGCCAAGCGGGTGTTTATCGGATCGTTCAATCTTGATCCGCGTTCGGCGCGTCTGAATACCGAAATGGGCGTGGTTATCGAAAGCCCGGAAGTGGCCGGCATGATGCAGCGCAGCTTGGTGGAAACCACGCCGAAATACGCTTATAAAGTGACCATGAACAAATTCCACAAGCTGCATTGGTACAATCCCGAAGACGGCAAAACCTACGGCAAAGAGCCGGAAGCAGGTTTTTGGAAACGCGTAACTGCGCGTATTTTGTCGTTTCTGCCGATTGAAAGTTTGCTGTAA
- the hemF gene encoding oxygen-dependent coproporphyrinogen oxidase, whose amino-acid sequence MHTEAVLTVLKKLQNHICAALEAEDGGAVFMRDEWTGKLGKGESRVLKNGAVFEQAGVNFSHVKGDKMPVSATAHRPELAGAAFEAMGVSLVIHPKNPYVPTSHANVRFFIAYPENAEPVWWFGGGFDLTPFYPFDEDIAHWHRVAENLCRPFGGEVYPEYKKWCDEYFYLKHRGETRGVGGLFFDDLNRWDFDTCLNFIKAVGEGYLDAYVPIVAKRKHTAYGGRERDFQLYRRGRYVEFNLVWDRGTLFGLQSGGRTESILMSMPPLVRFEYQYQPEAGSAEARLNDYLKPRDWLAEFVCK is encoded by the coding sequence ATGCACACAGAAGCCGTGCTAACCGTATTGAAAAAACTGCAAAACCATATCTGCGCCGCATTGGAAGCCGAAGACGGCGGTGCGGTGTTCATGCGCGACGAATGGACGGGCAAACTCGGCAAAGGTGAATCGCGCGTGTTGAAAAACGGCGCAGTATTCGAGCAGGCGGGGGTGAATTTTTCCCATGTCAAAGGCGATAAAATGCCGGTTTCCGCCACCGCCCACCGCCCCGAATTGGCGGGGGCTGCGTTTGAAGCGATGGGCGTGTCGCTGGTGATTCACCCGAAAAACCCTTACGTGCCGACCAGCCATGCCAACGTTCGCTTCTTTATCGCTTATCCCGAAAACGCCGAGCCTGTGTGGTGGTTCGGCGGCGGTTTCGATTTAACGCCGTTTTATCCGTTTGACGAAGACATTGCCCATTGGCACCGTGTGGCAGAAAATCTGTGCCGTCCGTTTGGCGGGGAAGTCTATCCCGAATACAAAAAATGGTGCGACGAATATTTCTATCTCAAACACCGTGGCGAAACCCGTGGTGTGGGCGGCCTGTTTTTCGATGATTTAAACCGTTGGGATTTCGATACTTGCCTGAACTTTATCAAAGCAGTGGGCGAAGGTTATCTTGATGCTTATGTGCCGATTGTCGCCAAACGCAAACACACCGCCTATGGCGGGCGGGAACGGGATTTCCAGCTTTACCGCCGCGGCCGTTATGTGGAATTCAATCTGGTGTGGGACAGAGGTACGCTTTTCGGCCTGCAAAGCGGCGGGCGTACCGAAAGCATTTTGATGTCGATGCCGCCGCTGGTGCGTTTTGAATATCAATACCAGCCCGAAGCCGGCAGTGCCGAAGCGAGGTTGAACGATTATCTGAAGCCGAGGGACTGGCTGGCGGAATTTGTTTGCAAATAA
- a CDS encoding MFS transporter yields the protein MPDIDEKKHYLSRIMMTQAVKPSRWLPLLMAIAIFMQMLDATILNTALPKIAGDLHESPLNMQMAVIVYTLTVALLIPLSGYLVDRLGTKKVFLASISIFMLGSLLCAAASNLPMLVLARAVQGIGGSMLVPVPRLTILRVYEKSQLLNAFNYAVMPALIGPVLGPLVGGYLVEYASWHWIFLLNLPIGLVGLIVGRKIMPDVKGGKTALDLSGFLMFAAAACALTLSVEIVSHANAAPFSLLLAASSVVLMWLYYRHAKTAPNPIYAGHLFKVRTFRLGLMGNLLSRLGISSVPFLLPLLFQVAFGYGASLSGWLVAPIALASLLVKPAIKPIMARFGYRNVLIWNTRILGVLIMLLAIPDAETPMAVWVVLLLLMGAFNSIQFSSMNTLTLADLRGYQTGSGNSLMAVNQQLAIALGIALGALMLRFWRDSSFAQADLHIAFQLTFIGVGLITLLSGLIFSRLHVSDGQNLTN from the coding sequence ATGCCCGATATTGATGAAAAGAAACATTATTTAAGCCGGATTATGATGACCCAAGCTGTGAAACCTTCCCGCTGGCTGCCGCTGTTGATGGCCATTGCCATTTTTATGCAGATGCTGGATGCCACCATTTTAAATACCGCTTTGCCCAAAATTGCCGGGGATTTGCACGAATCGCCGCTGAATATGCAAATGGCGGTGATTGTTTATACTTTAACCGTGGCGTTGCTGATTCCTTTAAGCGGCTATTTGGTTGACCGATTGGGTACGAAAAAGGTGTTTTTAGCTTCAATTTCTATCTTTATGCTGGGTTCGCTATTGTGTGCTGCCGCGTCAAACCTGCCGATGTTGGTGCTGGCCAGGGCGGTGCAGGGGATTGGCGGCTCGATGTTAGTGCCGGTGCCGCGTTTGACGATTTTGCGCGTGTATGAAAAATCGCAGTTACTCAATGCGTTTAACTATGCGGTGATGCCCGCTTTAATCGGGCCGGTGTTGGGGCCGTTGGTTGGCGGCTATTTGGTGGAATATGCATCTTGGCATTGGATTTTTTTGCTGAATCTGCCGATTGGCTTGGTAGGTTTGATTGTCGGCCGGAAAATTATGCCTGATGTCAAAGGTGGGAAAACGGCGTTGGATTTGAGTGGTTTCTTGATGTTTGCCGCAGCGGCGTGTGCGCTGACTTTGTCGGTAGAGATCGTGTCTCATGCCAATGCCGCACCGTTTTCATTGCTGCTGGCGGCAAGTAGCGTGGTGTTGATGTGGCTGTATTACCGCCATGCGAAGACGGCACCCAATCCGATTTATGCCGGCCATTTGTTTAAAGTGCGCACTTTCCGCCTGGGCCTGATGGGTAATTTGCTCAGTCGGTTAGGAATTAGCTCGGTGCCGTTTTTGCTGCCTTTATTGTTTCAGGTGGCTTTTGGTTACGGCGCAAGCCTGTCGGGGTGGTTGGTAGCGCCGATTGCGCTGGCTTCGTTGCTGGTAAAACCGGCCATTAAGCCGATTATGGCGCGCTTCGGTTATCGTAATGTGTTGATTTGGAACACGCGTATTCTGGGCGTGCTGATTATGCTGTTGGCGATACCGGACGCAGAGACACCGATGGCGGTGTGGGTAGTTTTATTGTTGTTGATGGGTGCCTTCAATTCCATTCAATTTTCATCAATGAACACGCTTACGCTGGCGGATTTGCGCGGCTATCAAACCGGCAGCGGCAACAGCCTGATGGCGGTGAATCAGCAATTGGCCATTGCTTTGGGTATTGCCTTGGGTGCACTGATGCTCCGGTTTTGGCGTGACAGCAGCTTTGCTCAGGCGGATTTGCATATTGCGTTCCAACTGACCTTTATCGGCGTTGGCTTGATTACTTTGCTTTCCGGTCTGATTTTTAGCCGTCTACATGTTTCAGACGGCCAAAATCTTACAAACTAG
- a CDS encoding C40 family peptidase, which translates to MKLIWKVLFLAASVTLLASCGTTAKKPKKTVKTAKQASVRKIQPVRISHIDRTHGSQEIMIQSMGLVGTPYKWGGSSTSTGFDCSGMIQYIYKNALGVNLPRTARDMAAASRRIPDSQLKPGDLVFFNTSKRTKYSHVGIYIGNGEFIHAPSSGKTIQTEKLAKPFYAKNYLGAHTFFTN; encoded by the coding sequence ATGAAACTGATTTGGAAAGTTTTGTTTTTAGCTGCAAGCGTAACACTGTTGGCTTCGTGCGGCACCACCGCCAAAAAGCCGAAAAAAACGGTAAAAACCGCCAAACAGGCATCGGTGCGCAAAATCCAGCCCGTACGCATCAGTCATATCGACCGCACCCACGGTTCGCAAGAAATCATGATTCAAAGCATGGGCTTGGTCGGTACGCCTTACAAATGGGGCGGCAGCAGCACCTCCACCGGCTTTGATTGTAGCGGTATGATTCAATATATTTATAAAAATGCACTTGGTGTGAATCTGCCACGCACCGCCCGCGACATGGCTGCTGCCTCACGTAGAATTCCGGACAGCCAATTGAAGCCGGGCGATTTGGTGTTTTTCAACACCAGTAAGCGTACCAAATATTCGCATGTCGGCATTTACATCGGCAACGGCGAGTTTATCCATGCACCAAGCAGCGGCAAAACCATTCAGACCGAAAAACTGGCCAAGCCGTTTTACGCCAAAAATTACTTGGGTGCGCATACGTTTTTTACCAATTAA
- a CDS encoding cytochrome b6, with protein sequence MLTFLVFAVLMAAPLGLSMNHQIIVMCVSLYALVMFIALGGIFSVRVAMLCKNSTKVIK encoded by the coding sequence GTGTTGACGTTTTTGGTGTTTGCCGTGTTAATGGCCGCGCCTTTGGGCTTGAGCATGAACCATCAAATTATTGTCATGTGCGTTTCCTTGTATGCGCTGGTGATGTTTATTGCTTTGGGCGGCATTTTTTCCGTCAGAGTGGCGATGCTGTGCAAAAACAGTACGAAAGTGATCAAATGA
- the ilvD gene encoding dihydroxy-acid dehydratase, which produces MPDYRSKTSTHGRNMAGARALWRATGVADADFGKPIIAIANSFTQFVPGHVHLHNMGQLVAREIEKAGAIAKEFNTIAVDDGIAMGHSGMLYSLPSRDLIADSIEYMVNAHCADALVCISNCDKITPGMLIAAMRLNIPAIFVSGGPMEAGKVIGAINIADERRLDLIDAMVEAADDNVSDAAIAEVEQNACPTCGSCSGMFTANSMNCLTEALGLSLPGNGSYLATHAGRKDLFLEAGRLIVEITKRYYEQNDESVLPRSIATKKAFENAMTMDIAMGGSTNTILHLLAVANEAGVDFKMADIDRLSRIVPCICKTAPNNHDYYMEDVHRAGGIFAILKELEKAGKLHTDVYTIHAPTLGEAIKRWDVTNPDNTEAVERFKAAPGGVRTTQAFSQNRMWKTLDLDREKGCIRSVEHAYSQDGGLAVLFGNIAERGCVVKTAGVDDSILKFTGKARVFESQDAAVEGILANTIEPGDIVIIRYEGPKGGPGMQEMLYPTSYLKSKGLGKACALLTDGRFSGGTSGLSIGHASPEAAEGGAIGLVEEGDIIDIDIPNRSINLRISDEALAERRRNMEALGNRAWKPKNRDRYVSPALRAYGAMATSADKGAVRDVSQIER; this is translated from the coding sequence ATGCCGGACTACCGTTCCAAAACTTCCACCCACGGCCGCAATATGGCGGGTGCACGTGCGCTGTGGCGTGCGACAGGCGTGGCCGATGCCGATTTCGGCAAACCGATTATCGCCATTGCCAACTCGTTTACCCAGTTCGTACCGGGTCATGTTCATTTGCACAATATGGGCCAGCTTGTCGCCCGGGAAATTGAAAAAGCCGGTGCGATTGCCAAAGAATTCAACACCATCGCTGTGGACGACGGCATCGCCATGGGTCATAGCGGCATGTTGTACAGCCTGCCGAGCCGTGATTTGATTGCTGATTCCATCGAATATATGGTGAATGCCCACTGCGCCGATGCGCTGGTGTGTATTTCCAACTGCGACAAAATCACTCCCGGTATGCTGATTGCCGCTATGCGTTTGAACATTCCGGCTATTTTCGTTTCCGGCGGCCCGATGGAAGCGGGTAAAGTCATCGGTGCGATTAATATTGCCGACGAACGCCGTTTGGACTTGATTGACGCAATGGTTGAAGCCGCCGACGACAATGTTTCCGATGCGGCGATTGCCGAAGTCGAACAAAACGCCTGCCCGACCTGCGGCTCGTGTTCGGGCATGTTTACCGCCAATTCGATGAACTGTCTGACCGAAGCCTTGGGTCTGTCGCTGCCGGGCAACGGCTCATATTTGGCGACCCATGCCGGCCGCAAAGATTTGTTCCTTGAAGCAGGCCGTCTGATTGTCGAAATTACCAAACGTTATTACGAACAAAACGACGAAAGCGTGCTGCCGCGCAGCATTGCCACCAAAAAAGCCTTTGAAAACGCCATGACCATGGACATCGCCATGGGCGGCTCGACCAATACCATTCTGCATTTGCTGGCGGTTGCCAACGAAGCCGGTGTCGATTTTAAAATGGCCGACATCGACCGCCTGAGCCGCATTGTGCCGTGTATCTGCAAAACTGCGCCGAACAACCACGATTACTATATGGAAGACGTGCATCGTGCCGGCGGCATTTTCGCCATTCTGAAAGAATTGGAAAAAGCGGGCAAACTGCATACCGATGTGTACACCATTCACGCCCCGACCTTGGGTGAAGCCATCAAACGCTGGGACGTAACCAATCCGGACAACACCGAAGCTGTCGAACGCTTCAAAGCTGCGCCGGGCGGCGTACGCACCACGCAGGCATTTTCGCAAAACCGCATGTGGAAAACGCTCGACCTCGACCGTGAAAAGGGCTGTATCCGCAGCGTAGAGCACGCCTATTCGCAAGACGGCGGCTTGGCTGTTCTGTTCGGCAACATCGCCGAACGGGGCTGCGTGGTCAAAACCGCCGGCGTGGACGACAGTATTTTGAAATTCACCGGCAAAGCCAGAGTGTTTGAAAGCCAAGATGCTGCGGTAGAAGGCATTTTGGCCAACACCATCGAGCCGGGCGACATCGTGATTATCCGTTACGAAGGCCCGAAAGGCGGCCCGGGTATGCAGGAAATGCTGTATCCGACTTCCTACCTCAAATCCAAAGGCTTGGGCAAAGCCTGCGCCCTGCTCACCGACGGCCGTTTCTCCGGCGGCACCTCGGGCCTGAGTATCGGCCATGCCTCGCCGGAAGCCGCAGAGGGCGGCGCAATCGGCTTGGTTGAAGAAGGCGACATCATCGACATCGACATCCCGAACCGCAGCATCAACCTGCGCATTTCCGATGAAGCCCTTGCTGAACGCCGCCGCAATATGGAAGCCCTCGGCAACCGTGCGTGGAAACCGAAAAACCGGGACCGCTACGTTTCCCCTGCGCTGCGTGCCTATGGTGCGATGGCGACTTCCGCCGACAAAGGCGCAGTACGCGACGTATCGCAAATCGAGCGTTAA
- a CDS encoding gamma-butyrobetaine hydroxylase-like domain-containing protein codes for MSEHQIPEEIRLQNDRVALTLVYNGEHKSLPAEFLRVYSPSAEVRGHAPGQEVLQTGKADVTITGLEPVGQYALKITFSDGHDSGLYDWPYLHRLAYQYDEMWADYLRRIELAGASRIPTAEDLVAQAKAGDSCGGGSCGCSR; via the coding sequence ATGAGCGAACACCAAATCCCCGAAGAAATCCGCCTGCAAAACGACCGCGTAGCCCTGACTTTGGTTTACAATGGAGAACACAAAAGCCTGCCGGCCGAATTTTTGCGCGTGTATTCGCCCAGCGCCGAAGTGCGCGGTCATGCGCCGGGGCAGGAAGTTTTACAGACCGGCAAAGCCGATGTCACCATTACGGGCTTGGAGCCGGTCGGTCAGTATGCGCTGAAAATCACTTTTTCAGACGGCCACGACAGCGGTTTATACGATTGGCCGTATTTACACCGATTGGCCTACCAATATGACGAAATGTGGGCCGATTACTTACGCCGCATCGAACTGGCCGGTGCATCACGCATTCCGACTGCCGAAGATTTGGTGGCGCAAGCCAAAGCCGGCGATTCGTGTGGCGGCGGCAGTTGCGGTTGCAGCCGTTAA
- a CDS encoding (Fe-S)-binding protein: protein MSVKTPIPIIRFDSVPTDAYFFGTCVLDIFMPEAGMDAMTLIEQQGIRTHFPMDQSCCGQPAYSSGHPQEAFEVAKAQLDLFPENWPIVVPSGSCGGMMKHHWPNLFKGTPYEAKAKDIAERVIEFTHFLLAIGYRPEDKGAPVKVAVHTSCAARREMNVHLSGWELIDGMENVERIVHDHESECCGFGGTFSVKHPDISGAMVSDKVAALKETQATEIISADCGCMMNIGGKIAKDEPNMPAPKHIATFLLERTGGKA, encoded by the coding sequence ATGAGCGTAAAAACCCCTATCCCCATTATCCGTTTCGACAGTGTGCCGACCGATGCATATTTCTTCGGCACCTGCGTTCTCGACATCTTCATGCCCGAAGCCGGCATGGATGCCATGACCTTAATCGAGCAGCAAGGCATCCGCACCCATTTCCCGATGGATCAAAGCTGCTGCGGCCAGCCTGCTTATTCTTCGGGTCATCCGCAAGAAGCGTTTGAAGTGGCCAAAGCGCAATTGGATTTATTTCCTGAAAACTGGCCGATTGTCGTGCCGTCAGGTTCGTGCGGCGGCATGATGAAGCACCATTGGCCGAATTTATTTAAAGGCACGCCTTACGAAGCGAAAGCCAAAGACATCGCCGAGCGCGTAATCGAATTTACCCATTTCCTGCTGGCCATCGGTTACCGCCCCGAAGACAAAGGTGCGCCGGTGAAAGTGGCTGTGCATACTTCTTGCGCCGCACGCCGTGAAATGAATGTGCATCTTTCCGGCTGGGAGCTGATTGACGGCATGGAAAATGTCGAACGCATCGTGCACGATCACGAAAGCGAATGCTGCGGCTTCGGTGGTACATTCTCGGTCAAACATCCCGACATTTCCGGTGCCATGGTCAGCGACAAAGTAGCCGCCTTGAAAGAAACCCAAGCCACGGAAATCATCAGCGCCGACTGCGGCTGCATGATGAACATCGGCGGCAAAATCGCCAAAGACGAACCAAACATGCCGGCACCGAAACACATTGCCACCTTCTTATTGGAACGCACAGGAGGCAAAGCATGA
- a CDS encoding LutC/YkgG family protein gives MSARDNILAKLRKADAYPMIEPNTYGYYRQNEMTWESETARLKHWAVTMRAVKTEIYWVTRNNWPQVFRQAAEEKGLKNILLPLQTSDGLKARAALEGSNIEALSFDRKIEDWKDEFFLQVDAGFSGSKCGIARTGTIMLESGPEQPRSLSLVPPVHFCLFDTGKMYGEFHHAVEGEKLVENGMPTNVILISGPSKTADIQLTLAYGAHGPRDLVVLAILPDHISPADLEETV, from the coding sequence ATGAGCGCACGCGACAATATCCTGGCCAAGCTGAGAAAAGCCGATGCCTACCCGATGATTGAGCCAAATACCTATGGTTACTACCGCCAAAACGAAATGACTTGGGAAAGCGAAACCGCCCGTCTGAAACATTGGGCGGTTACCATGCGCGCGGTGAAAACAGAGATTTACTGGGTAACCCGCAACAATTGGCCGCAAGTGTTCCGCCAAGCAGCCGAAGAAAAAGGCCTGAAAAACATCTTATTGCCATTACAAACTTCAGACGGCCTCAAAGCCCGGGCCGCCTTGGAAGGCAGCAACATCGAAGCCTTGTCGTTCGACCGTAAAATCGAAGACTGGAAAGACGAATTTTTCCTGCAAGTCGATGCCGGTTTCAGCGGCTCAAAATGCGGCATCGCCCGCACCGGCACCATCATGCTGGAATCCGGCCCCGAGCAGCCGCGAAGCTTGAGCCTGGTGCCGCCGGTGCATTTCTGCCTGTTTGATACCGGCAAAATGTACGGTGAATTCCATCATGCCGTCGAAGGCGAAAAACTGGTTGAAAACGGTATGCCGACCAACGTGATTCTCATCTCCGGCCCATCTAAAACCGCCGACATCCAATTAACGCTGGCCTACGGTGCACACGGTCCGCGTGATTTGGTGGTGCTGGCGATTCTGCCCGACCACATTTCACCTGCCGATCTGGAGGAAACCGTATGA